Proteins encoded together in one uncultured Sphaerochaeta sp. window:
- a CDS encoding gamma-glutamylcyclotransferase family protein, which produces MKKIYLAYGSNLNFEQMEYRCPDAAVIGTAILKDHRLTFRGNHENGVATIEMKRGSNVPVLLWEITEKCEKSLDRYEGYPRLYRKKNLTVNLDGDELTAMAYIMNEGPPLAMPGAYYYATIREGYQDCDFDETILKQAVINTMDGTGYR; this is translated from the coding sequence ATGAAGAAAATCTATCTGGCCTACGGGAGCAACCTGAACTTCGAGCAGATGGAGTACAGATGTCCCGATGCCGCTGTCATCGGAACGGCAATACTCAAGGACCACCGGCTCACCTTCCGCGGAAATCACGAGAACGGCGTTGCAACCATAGAGATGAAAAGAGGATCCAACGTCCCGGTGCTGCTTTGGGAGATTACCGAGAAATGCGAGAAATCCCTCGATCGGTACGAGGGCTACCCCCGCTTGTACAGGAAGAAAAACCTCACGGTGAATCTTGACGGGGATGAATTGACGGCTATGGCCTACATCATGAACGAAGGGCCTCCGCTCGCAATGCCCGGCGCCTATTACTATGCGACCATACGGGAGGGGTATCAAGACTGCGATTTCGACGAAACCATACTGAAGCAGGCGGTGATCAACACAATGGACGGCACCGGCTACCGGTGA
- a CDS encoding amidoligase family protein, protein MDTTTRFGIEVEMTGITRKDAAQAARMVLGGELVYEGSYYDTWKLMASDGREWKFTYDGSIRCETRSHGARESATRLYGVEMVSPILTYEADIERMQEVIRAIRKAGAFANNSCGIHIHLDGQGHTPRSIRNFVNIIYARNDLFYKALGIEARRARYCKKMDEHLVSTMNRRKPTTFDAIEDIWYAGYRGSRQMHYHESRYHFLNLHSFFHGHRTVELRGFNSTLHAGEVRSYIAFALALNNQALKQTSASTKKPQVENEKFAMRTYLNRIGFIGDEFKSCREHLTKRLAGSGAWRFRPAA, encoded by the coding sequence ATGGACACCACGACAAGATTCGGGATCGAAGTAGAAATGACGGGAATCACCCGCAAGGATGCGGCCCAGGCTGCACGGATGGTGCTCGGTGGAGAACTGGTATACGAAGGATCCTACTACGACACCTGGAAACTGATGGCATCCGACGGGCGGGAATGGAAGTTCACCTACGACGGCTCGATCAGATGCGAGACGAGAAGCCACGGGGCCAGGGAAAGCGCGACACGACTTTACGGTGTCGAGATGGTAAGCCCGATCCTCACCTACGAAGCCGACATCGAAAGGATGCAGGAAGTCATCCGCGCCATCCGCAAGGCAGGGGCCTTCGCAAACAACTCCTGCGGCATCCACATCCACCTGGACGGACAAGGCCATACGCCACGCTCGATACGGAACTTCGTGAACATCATCTACGCCCGCAACGATCTTTTCTACAAGGCACTGGGAATCGAAGCCAGAAGAGCCAGGTACTGCAAAAAGATGGACGAACACCTTGTCTCCACCATGAACCGCCGAAAACCGACCACTTTCGATGCGATAGAGGACATCTGGTACGCAGGATATCGGGGAAGTAGGCAAATGCACTACCACGAAAGCCGCTACCACTTTTTGAACCTGCACTCCTTTTTCCACGGACACAGGACCGTCGAGCTGAGGGGATTCAACAGCACCCTGCATGCAGGCGAGGTACGGAGCTACATAGCCTTCGCCCTCGCACTGAACAACCAGGCATTGAAACAGACTTCCGCCAGCACCAAGAAACCGCAGGTGGAGAACGAGAAATTCGCGATGCGCACCTACCTGAACAGAATCGGTTTCATCGGGGACGAATTCAAGAGTTGCCGGGAACACCTTACCAAGCGACTGGCAGGTTCAGGGGCATGGCGGTTCCGACCGGCTGCATGA
- a CDS encoding DUF4314 domain-containing protein, translated as MEDIDRNRIAILRQQYPAGCIVELVSMDDEMAPPRGTKGKVLYVDDTGTIHVAWANGSTLGVIPGIDMIRKPYEEISLK; from the coding sequence ATGGAAGACATAGACAGGAACAGGATTGCGATCCTCCGCCAGCAATACCCGGCGGGATGCATCGTTGAACTGGTGAGCATGGATGATGAAATGGCCCCGCCAAGAGGTACGAAGGGAAAGGTCCTCTACGTGGACGACACCGGGACCATCCACGTGGCATGGGCAAACGGCTCGACATTGGGGGTGATCCCAGGGATAGACATGATCCGAAAACCGTACGAGGAGATATCATTGAAATAG
- a CDS encoding phage/plasmid primase, P4 family has product MSTVSRYQSEAAFHPAGDGMALHFEGRIDMYENVPEELKVNGSFCLWKYEQRKGRTTKVPYQVNGMRARSSDKSTFAGFGRVMETRKGYDGIGIGVFDGYSGIDIDHCVEDGKLSPMAQDIVRTMDSYAELSPSGTGVHIHLRADGLSYDKARYYINNRKLGLEIYVHGYTNKYLTMTGNVIHDAGVNERSTELMKVLDTYMVRKQESVNPSSTPALSYLSDESVLHKAQTARNREKFKQLWEGCFADDTSHSEADAALCSMLAFWCGGDMDQMDRLFRASGLMREKWERDDYRTNTLRNAVSMTREFYKPAITGPASEDFNDVLGILVRFDVLNNPRYRNSDIGSGRLFADVYKDIARYVPERRKWYIYDGKRWVADIGSLKAMELCKDLADSMLLYALSIKEENARTGFLKNCQKWQQRRVRETYLKEAQSVFPIPMHLFDQNKYLLNCNNGTLDLGTREFREHRPDDYLSKMTGIDYDPTAVSQRFITFVDEIMSSDKERARFLQKSFGYGISGDTRHECLFILYGLLTRNGKGTVTESVLVSLGDYGASVRPETIAQKNQVNSQGPSEDIARLAGIRFANISEPARGLVINAAQVKSMTGNDTINARFLNENSFDYKPQFKLYINTNYLPVVTDMTLFSSGRIIIIPFDRHFEEWEQDKTLKQEFNKPEVQSAILNWLVEGYWMLEDEGLEMPKSVREATQTYFHESNKVEQFIEDRLVSQIGGEARTSNIYESYRDWCASNGCYAENIRSFNNELRKYGNLIRRRPLDGGEKTTLLLGYCLKPDMDFLD; this is encoded by the coding sequence ATGAGTACGGTTTCTCGGTATCAATCAGAGGCAGCATTTCATCCCGCCGGGGATGGGATGGCACTGCACTTCGAAGGAAGGATTGATATGTACGAGAATGTACCGGAAGAATTGAAGGTCAATGGGTCTTTCTGTTTGTGGAAATACGAACAACGCAAAGGAAGAACGACGAAGGTCCCCTACCAGGTTAACGGCATGAGAGCGAGGTCGAGTGACAAAAGCACCTTCGCTGGGTTTGGACGGGTCATGGAGACGCGCAAGGGATACGACGGAATCGGAATCGGGGTGTTCGACGGTTACAGCGGGATTGACATAGACCATTGTGTCGAAGACGGCAAGCTCTCACCAATGGCGCAGGATATCGTCAGGACGATGGACTCCTATGCAGAGCTCAGTCCGTCGGGAACCGGTGTTCACATCCATCTGAGAGCGGATGGGCTCTCATACGACAAAGCCCGCTATTACATCAACAATCGCAAATTGGGCCTGGAAATCTATGTGCATGGATATACGAACAAGTATCTCACCATGACCGGCAATGTCATCCATGATGCGGGCGTGAATGAGCGGAGCACGGAACTGATGAAGGTGCTCGACACCTACATGGTGCGGAAGCAAGAATCAGTAAATCCTTCTTCCACGCCCGCACTTTCCTATCTTTCCGATGAATCGGTCCTTCATAAGGCTCAGACCGCCAGAAACAGGGAGAAGTTCAAACAGCTCTGGGAAGGATGTTTTGCCGACGATACATCGCATAGCGAGGCTGATGCAGCCCTGTGTTCCATGCTGGCATTCTGGTGCGGCGGTGACATGGATCAGATGGACAGGCTTTTCAGGGCGTCAGGTCTGATGAGGGAAAAATGGGAACGGGACGATTACAGGACGAACACATTGAGAAACGCCGTCTCAATGACTCGGGAGTTCTATAAGCCGGCGATCACCGGTCCAGCGAGTGAGGACTTCAACGATGTCCTCGGGATCCTGGTCCGGTTTGATGTCCTGAACAATCCACGTTACCGCAACAGCGACATAGGTTCCGGACGATTGTTCGCCGATGTCTACAAGGATATAGCCCGGTATGTTCCCGAGCGCCGCAAGTGGTACATATATGACGGCAAACGCTGGGTTGCAGATATCGGATCCCTAAAGGCCATGGAGCTGTGCAAGGATCTTGCTGATTCCATGCTGCTGTATGCCCTTTCCATCAAGGAGGAAAATGCCCGAACGGGGTTCCTCAAGAACTGCCAGAAGTGGCAGCAGAGGAGAGTGAGAGAAACATATCTGAAAGAAGCACAGAGTGTCTTCCCCATACCGATGCACCTATTCGATCAGAACAAATACCTCCTGAACTGCAACAACGGTACGTTGGATCTCGGTACGAGGGAATTCAGGGAACACCGACCGGATGATTATCTCTCGAAGATGACCGGCATCGATTATGATCCGACGGCGGTGTCCCAGAGGTTCATCACGTTCGTCGACGAGATCATGAGTTCCGACAAGGAGAGAGCCCGCTTCCTGCAGAAATCATTCGGCTACGGAATCAGCGGCGATACCCGTCATGAGTGCCTGTTCATTCTCTACGGCTTGCTTACCAGAAACGGAAAGGGAACAGTCACGGAAAGCGTGCTCGTATCGCTCGGGGACTACGGGGCATCGGTCAGACCGGAGACCATCGCCCAGAAGAACCAGGTGAACAGCCAGGGACCGAGTGAGGACATCGCCCGCCTGGCCGGGATCCGTTTTGCGAACATCTCCGAGCCTGCCCGCGGACTTGTGATCAATGCCGCTCAGGTGAAAAGCATGACAGGCAATGATACCATCAACGCACGGTTCCTTAATGAGAACAGCTTTGATTACAAACCCCAGTTCAAACTCTACATCAATACCAACTACCTCCCTGTGGTAACCGACATGACGCTCTTCAGCAGCGGAAGGATCATCATCATCCCATTCGACCGTCACTTCGAGGAATGGGAACAGGACAAGACACTCAAGCAGGAGTTCAACAAACCCGAGGTGCAGAGTGCCATCCTGAATTGGCTTGTGGAAGGATACTGGATGCTTGAGGATGAGGGGCTGGAGATGCCCAAGTCCGTCAGGGAAGCCACGCAGACATACTTCCATGAGAGCAACAAGGTCGAGCAGTTCATCGAGGATCGTTTGGTTTCTCAGATAGGCGGCGAGGCACGCACGTCGAACATCTATGAATCATATCGCGACTGGTGTGCCTCGAACGGGTGCTATGCTGAGAATATCAGAAGCTTCAACAATGAACTCAGGAAGTATGGGAATCTTATAAGACGCAGGCCCCTCGATGGCGGGGAGAAGACCACGCTGCTGCTCGGGTATTGCCTGAAACCCGATATGGATTTCCTTGATTGA
- a CDS encoding helix-turn-helix transcriptional regulator, which translates to MQCQKALIHMMKIKNMTTSELTKSTQHTKRWMESVTRKPEWKPKLDTIWSICDALGINVISFFEYAEKGSCTPRPQTINPPLEQEHVSRALKEIRRRNGFSQHMLAKVTSFQLSAINLREGSRYRSYPTVTTLSIYCKACGIPISDFVGLICSYSENKDPIV; encoded by the coding sequence ATGCAATGTCAGAAAGCCCTTATCCATATGATGAAGATCAAAAACATGACAACTTCTGAACTCACCAAAAGCACCCAACACACCAAACGGTGGATGGAATCCGTAACCCGAAAACCGGAATGGAAACCCAAGCTTGATACAATCTGGAGCATCTGCGATGCATTGGGCATCAATGTAATCAGTTTTTTTGAATACGCGGAGAAAGGCTCATGCACTCCCAGGCCACAAACAATAAACCCACCGTTGGAGCAAGAGCATGTTTCCAGGGCTCTGAAAGAAATCAGAAGAAGGAATGGGTTCTCCCAGCATATGCTTGCAAAAGTGACGTCATTCCAACTATCCGCAATCAACTTGAGAGAAGGCAGCCGTTACAGATCATATCCGACTGTGACCACCCTATCGATCTATTGCAAGGCCTGTGGAATTCCCATTTCCGATTTCGTGGGACTCATATGCTCTTATTCTGAGAACAAGGATCCGATCGTATGA